A genome region from Halocatena salina includes the following:
- a CDS encoding hydroxypyruvate isomerase family protein, with protein sequence MPNISICIEMVYDDEPFHERITRAAEAGADAVEFWDWRGKDLDKIENAAAAANIPIVSCVAGGTLTDPSAAGDAVETIRESIETAVTLGVPSLIVTTGPDQDGLDRTTQRDSIVDILSRVTPDAEAAGVTLVLEPLNTAVDHPEHYLETSEEGYEIIDTVGSPNIRLLYDIYHQQISEGNIIQNITENVDSIGHFHVADVPGRHEPGTGELDYKNIFEAIEETGYDGYVGCEFSPTGDADEAIAAVLNW encoded by the coding sequence ATGCCGAACATTTCCATCTGCATAGAGATGGTGTACGACGACGAGCCGTTCCACGAGAGAATTACGCGGGCCGCCGAGGCGGGTGCCGACGCCGTCGAATTCTGGGACTGGCGTGGAAAGGACCTCGATAAAATCGAGAACGCCGCTGCCGCTGCGAATATTCCGATCGTCAGCTGCGTCGCAGGCGGAACACTCACCGATCCCAGCGCAGCCGGCGACGCCGTCGAGACCATTCGGGAGTCGATCGAAACGGCAGTCACCCTCGGGGTTCCCTCACTCATCGTGACGACCGGTCCGGATCAGGACGGACTGGATCGGACGACACAGCGCGATTCTATCGTCGACATCCTCTCTCGGGTCACGCCTGACGCTGAAGCGGCGGGGGTGACGCTGGTTCTGGAACCACTGAATACGGCGGTCGACCATCCGGAGCACTACCTCGAAACGTCCGAGGAAGGATACGAGATCATCGACACCGTCGGCTCACCGAACATCAGATTGCTCTATGATATTTATCACCAACAGATCTCTGAGGGTAACATCATCCAAAACATCACTGAGAACGTCGACAGTATCGGTCACTTTCACGTAGCCGACGTTCCGGGTCGGCACGAACCGGGAACTGGTGAACTCGACTACAAGAACATCTTCGAGGCGATCGAGGAGACGGGATACGATGGTTACGTCGGCTGTGAATTCTCGCCCACCGGCGACGCTGATGAGGCGATAGCTGCGGTTCTGAACTGGTAA
- a CDS encoding Gfo/Idh/MocA family protein — MSYRVAVIGTGTEPDAPDGDGYAMAYHHATAYESHPECDLIACADIVRENAETFAEAFDIHGENVFEAYDELFEAVNPDIVSLCVPPAVHAWIAIDCIRSGVVEAIHCEKPMADSYGGARLMVQEASRHDVQLTFNHQRRFSDAVRTAKELLDSGAIGDLERIEFASPAGIFDYGSHSFDLCNYFNDEVPGDWALGQIEYSEENILFGSHNKNQAVVLWEYENGVNGLGTSDSTDGRGPANAVGCHHRLTGTRGTIELGPSAEDEELPTLRIRRAGDEEWKAVETDDGLHSWEFIDRAIAENVRCLKAGEKPELGAENALNATELIFATWESARRRGRVDLPLNIDDNPLEAMVESGALAPVSAEGE; from the coding sequence ATGTCTTACCGAGTCGCTGTTATCGGTACCGGCACAGAACCGGATGCTCCCGATGGAGACGGCTACGCGATGGCCTATCATCACGCTACTGCCTACGAAAGCCATCCGGAGTGCGACCTCATCGCGTGTGCGGACATCGTTCGCGAGAACGCTGAAACGTTCGCCGAGGCGTTCGACATTCATGGGGAAAACGTCTTCGAGGCGTATGACGAACTGTTCGAGGCGGTCAACCCTGACATCGTCTCACTGTGTGTACCTCCTGCGGTCCATGCTTGGATCGCGATCGACTGCATTCGGTCGGGCGTCGTCGAGGCGATTCACTGCGAGAAACCGATGGCCGACAGTTACGGCGGGGCGCGCCTGATGGTCCAGGAAGCAAGTCGTCATGATGTCCAGTTAACGTTCAACCACCAGCGGCGGTTCAGTGACGCGGTCAGAACGGCAAAGGAATTGCTCGACAGTGGTGCGATCGGCGACCTCGAGCGAATCGAATTCGCCTCTCCAGCCGGCATCTTCGATTACGGATCTCACTCCTTTGATCTCTGTAACTACTTTAACGACGAGGTGCCCGGCGACTGGGCACTCGGTCAGATCGAGTACAGCGAGGAGAACATTCTCTTCGGTTCGCACAACAAGAATCAGGCCGTCGTTCTCTGGGAGTACGAGAACGGTGTCAATGGTCTCGGAACGAGCGACAGCACTGATGGCAGGGGCCCAGCAAACGCCGTCGGCTGTCACCATCGCCTGACCGGTACCCGTGGCACGATCGAACTCGGTCCCTCCGCCGAGGACGAGGAGTTACCGACGCTGCGAATCCGCCGTGCCGGCGACGAGGAGTGGAAGGCAGTCGAGACCGATGACGGCCTGCACAGTTGGGAGTTCATCGACCGCGCCATCGCCGAAAACGTTCGCTGCCTCAAGGCTGGTGAGAAACCGGAACTTGGCGCGGAGAATGCGCTGAACGCGACCGAGCTGATCTTCGCTACGTGGGAGTCCGCTCGCCGCCGCGGTCGAGTCGATCTCCCGCTGAACATCGACGACAACCCACTCGAAGCGATGGTTGAATCTGGCGCACTGGCTCCCGTATCGGCGGAGGGAGAGTAA
- a CDS encoding cytochrome P450, with translation MDGSESFTVDHMPDPIASPEGQLDPYPWYQKMRDTAPVRYDETRECWDMFQYDDIQTVLTDFDTFSSEHDISLGNESEDSALDLGETMINRDPPEHERLRGIVDEYFQPGYLRQFEENFEELAHTQLDQILADGTEFDFASEFAAPIPAIVIGEILGIPREKREILTGVRQDGDNTQRELKEYITGLVQERKETPTDDILSEVIHATPDGKEMTAEEIYNFCALLLLAGSHTTVTLLTNAIWMFTEHDFISDVRVGAIDLDTAIEEVLRYQPSVHTVVRTATEDVALHGNTIQEGDRIVAWVGSANRDPRQFDDPETFDPERKPNPHMTFGRGIHVCLGAPLARLEARTVLRVFFDRISDVDVTTDERTPITTPTLWGLQTLPISVRT, from the coding sequence ATGGATGGTTCGGAGAGTTTCACTGTAGACCACATGCCAGATCCGATCGCTTCTCCCGAAGGACAGTTGGATCCGTATCCGTGGTATCAGAAGATGCGTGACACGGCTCCTGTTCGATACGACGAAACACGTGAGTGCTGGGATATGTTCCAGTACGATGATATACAAACCGTACTTACCGATTTCGACACGTTCTCCTCTGAACACGATATATCCCTGGGAAATGAAAGCGAGGACAGTGCGCTCGATCTCGGGGAAACGATGATCAACAGGGATCCCCCAGAACATGAACGTCTTCGCGGGATCGTCGACGAATACTTTCAACCGGGATATCTGCGTCAGTTTGAGGAGAATTTCGAAGAGTTAGCGCATACACAACTCGATCAGATCCTCGCAGACGGAACCGAATTCGATTTTGCTTCGGAGTTTGCAGCTCCGATTCCAGCGATCGTCATCGGTGAGATCCTCGGTATTCCGCGAGAGAAACGGGAGATCCTTACGGGGGTAAGACAGGATGGCGATAACACCCAACGCGAGCTAAAAGAGTACATTACTGGATTGGTTCAGGAACGCAAGGAGACCCCGACGGATGACATCCTCTCGGAGGTGATTCATGCGACACCGGACGGAAAAGAGATGACTGCGGAAGAGATATACAATTTCTGTGCACTGTTGTTGCTTGCCGGGAGTCATACGACAGTTACTCTTCTGACAAATGCCATCTGGATGTTTACCGAACACGACTTCATTTCGGACGTTCGAGTGGGTGCTATCGACCTCGATACCGCGATTGAGGAAGTGTTGCGGTATCAGCCGTCGGTCCACACCGTCGTACGAACCGCGACCGAAGACGTTGCACTCCACGGCAACACCATTCAGGAAGGTGATCGAATCGTTGCATGGGTTGGATCAGCGAACAGGGATCCACGGCAGTTCGACGATCCCGAAACCTTCGATCCGGAACGGAAACCGAATCCCCATATGACGTTTGGAAGGGGTATTCACGTCTGTTTGGGTGCGCCATTAGCCCGACTCGAGGCCAGAACCGTTCTTCGCGTGTTCTTCGACCGAATTTCGGATGTGGATGTCACGACCGATGAACGCACCCCGATCACGACGCCGACCCTTTGGGGATTACAGACGCTCCCGATCTCAGTTCGTACCTGA
- a CDS encoding TetR/AcrR family transcriptional regulator yields the protein MSIDSATQNWSTAERKIMEATYRAMLEYGYSGLSISRIADQFDKSKASIYYHYDSKDDLLLAFLDFVVDRFKTDFAEGVDEDPNSALTTVIEKLVPLRMNDEEFQGQRVLIELRSQATRNDAFREKFTEINELLVRTICEIIERGIENGTFRDVEAARVAEHIVATVNGSTIDRVTTDRETAPAAVRISLVSYIDSELRSHR from the coding sequence ATGTCCATCGATTCAGCCACCCAAAACTGGAGTACCGCCGAACGAAAGATCATGGAAGCGACCTACCGCGCGATGCTCGAATACGGATATTCGGGCCTTTCGATTTCGAGGATTGCCGACCAGTTCGATAAGTCGAAAGCATCGATATACTACCATTACGATTCGAAGGACGACCTTCTGCTCGCGTTTCTCGACTTCGTCGTCGACCGGTTCAAAACCGATTTCGCAGAGGGAGTCGACGAGGATCCCAACAGCGCTCTCACTACCGTCATCGAAAAGCTGGTCCCACTTCGGATGAACGACGAGGAGTTTCAGGGACAGAGGGTACTCATCGAGTTGCGATCACAGGCGACCAGAAACGATGCTTTCCGCGAGAAATTCACCGAAATCAATGAGCTGTTAGTGAGAACCATCTGTGAAATCATCGAGCGTGGTATCGAAAATGGGACGTTCCGCGATGTTGAGGCTGCTCGTGTTGCCGAACACATCGTTGCCACGGTCAACGGCTCGACGATCGACCGCGTTACGACCGACCGCGAGACTGCCCCTGCTGCGGTTCGCATCTCACTCGTCTCGTATATCGATTCCGAGCTGAGGTCACATCGGTGA
- a CDS encoding DUF5786 family protein, producing MGFGSYDESEQQNQELNTDDDTEGVNVHENDHEGELTFESQASTDDLVDQLKTIKSTANDD from the coding sequence ATGGGATTTGGAAGCTACGATGAATCCGAGCAGCAAAACCAAGAACTGAACACTGACGACGACACCGAGGGCGTCAACGTTCACGAGAACGATCACGAGGGTGAACTCACATTCGAATCCCAGGCATCGACCGACGATCTCGTCGATCAACTCAAAACGATCAAATCGACTGCGAACGACGATTAA
- a CDS encoding DUF7504 family protein, producing MTGHSESSLDPETVQIEAFPKELPPKSTVLIVGSDEPAVCTIGLQALAQYGHAEDRGLVVTTTRSAATTLDTYTTVHPDSDRPSLAFVDTASEHQYVSAPYRDTPVVFVPSPTDIERVVMALSELTEHLPSLEGRHLLIRSLTPLLMATSTARVCTILDRITELPTGTGRCFLGVDYTAHDETTITTLIERVDGVLWILGPVDGQFDCEYWPANSHCRQALTELDGNG from the coding sequence ATGACCGGACACTCAGAATCATCTCTGGATCCCGAGACAGTGCAGATCGAAGCGTTTCCGAAGGAACTTCCACCGAAATCGACGGTCTTGATCGTTGGGTCTGATGAGCCAGCAGTGTGTACGATCGGGCTCCAGGCTCTTGCCCAGTATGGCCACGCTGAGGATAGAGGACTCGTTGTTACCACGACGAGGAGTGCTGCTACTACCCTCGATACGTATACGACAGTCCATCCCGACTCTGATCGGCCATCGCTTGCGTTCGTCGATACGGCTTCCGAACACCAGTATGTGAGTGCTCCGTACCGGGATACACCGGTCGTCTTCGTCCCGTCGCCGACCGATATCGAACGGGTTGTCATGGCTCTTTCGGAACTAACGGAGCATCTTCCCTCGTTAGAGGGTCGTCACCTCCTCATCCGGTCACTCACCCCGTTGCTTATGGCGACCTCGACAGCACGTGTGTGTACGATCCTTGATCGAATTACTGAACTCCCAACCGGCACTGGTCGGTGTTTCCTCGGCGTCGATTACACGGCCCACGATGAGACCACGATAACGACACTGATCGAGCGAGTCGATGGTGTGCTCTGGATACTGGGACCGGTAGACGGACAGTTCGACTGTGAATACTGGCCAGCAAACAGCCACTGTCGACAGGCTCTGACAGAGCTTGATGGAAACGGTTGA
- a CDS encoding CBS domain-containing protein encodes MPVGHLGPEAVVTINPDAQISDVVNKLDSENVGAIVVTENDEPVGIVTDRDIALAVNEDDNIGTEAVRSVMTEDPVTLHEGEEAMEVSRAIDEYNVRRILIVDDNGKLSGIVTLDDLIATVGEQLDNVAETIEVQSPEYSP; translated from the coding sequence ATGCCCGTTGGTCATCTCGGACCAGAGGCCGTTGTAACGATCAATCCGGATGCACAGATAAGTGATGTCGTCAATAAACTCGACTCAGAGAACGTGGGAGCGATCGTCGTCACGGAAAACGACGAACCAGTTGGCATCGTTACGGACCGGGACATAGCGTTGGCCGTCAATGAAGACGACAATATCGGAACCGAAGCAGTGCGATCGGTCATGACGGAAGACCCAGTGACACTTCACGAAGGCGAAGAAGCGATGGAGGTCTCTCGGGCGATCGATGAGTATAACGTTAGACGGATTCTCATCGTCGACGATAATGGAAAATTATCAGGAATCGTGACGCTGGACGATCTCATTGCGACGGTCGGCGAACAGCTTGATAACGTTGCAGAGACGATCGAAGTCCAGTCCCCCGAGTATAGTCCTTAA